A genome region from Neptunomonas japonica JAMM 1380 includes the following:
- the rimM gene encoding ribosome maturation factor RimM (Essential for efficient processing of 16S rRNA) yields MSRNTNNEFTVIGQITSVYGVKGWVKVFSYTEPMDSILTYSPWMIKENGQWKPLKVETAKKHGKGFIAKLDGVTDRDVARKFCGIDIAIESSLLPDLEEGEYYWSQLENLTVYTLSGELLGRVSHLMETGANDVIIVKGDAESIDRRERLIPYLPDQVIKEIDLESGTMRIDWDPEF; encoded by the coding sequence ATGAGCCGAAATACGAATAATGAATTTACTGTAATCGGCCAGATAACCTCGGTTTATGGTGTGAAAGGGTGGGTGAAAGTCTTCTCTTATACCGAGCCGATGGATAGCATCCTGACTTATTCACCGTGGATGATCAAAGAAAATGGTCAATGGAAGCCTCTTAAAGTAGAGACGGCCAAAAAACACGGTAAAGGCTTTATAGCCAAGTTGGACGGTGTTACTGATCGTGATGTTGCTCGCAAATTTTGCGGTATAGATATTGCGATTGAGTCTTCTCTTCTTCCTGATTTGGAAGAGGGTGAGTACTACTGGAGCCAGCTGGAAAATCTGACAGTTTATACACTTTCTGGCGAATTGCTGGGGCGTGTGAGTCATCTGATGGAAACCGGTGCTAACGATGTCATTATCGTTAAAGGTGATGCAGAAAGTATTGATCGCCGTGAGCGATTAATTCCTTATCTGCCCGATCAGGTGATAAAAGAAATTGACCTGGAATCAGGTACGATGCGGATCGATTGGGATCCGGAGTTCTAA
- the trmD gene encoding tRNA (guanosine(37)-N1)-methyltransferase TrmD: MWFGVITLFPEMFDAVSQYGVTGRAVRNELMSIECWSPRDFAHDKHSTVDDRPYGGGPGMLMKVQPLRDAIHAAKAVAGEGVKVIYLSPQGRKLDHKGVQELVSCEKLILVAGRYEGIDERLIGSEIDEEWSLGDFVLSGGELPAMTMIDAVSRLVPGVLGHQDSAEEDSFVEGLLDCPHYTRPESIEGQHVPDVLLSGNHENIRRWRLKQQLGRTWQRRSDLLEKLELTAEQQALLTDYIHETNASDG, translated from the coding sequence ATGTGGTTTGGCGTTATTACGTTATTTCCTGAAATGTTCGATGCTGTCAGTCAGTATGGTGTGACAGGAAGGGCGGTTCGTAATGAGTTGATGTCTATTGAATGCTGGAGTCCTAGAGACTTTGCGCACGATAAGCATAGCACTGTGGATGATCGGCCTTATGGTGGTGGTCCGGGGATGCTGATGAAGGTTCAGCCATTACGTGATGCGATCCATGCAGCTAAGGCTGTGGCAGGAGAGGGGGTTAAAGTTATTTACCTCTCGCCTCAAGGGCGCAAGCTAGATCACAAAGGTGTGCAGGAGCTAGTTTCCTGTGAGAAATTGATTTTAGTAGCTGGGCGCTATGAAGGTATCGATGAGCGATTAATTGGCTCAGAGATTGATGAGGAGTGGTCGCTGGGGGATTTTGTTCTCAGTGGAGGTGAATTGCCTGCAATGACCATGATTGACGCAGTCTCCCGATTAGTTCCTGGTGTGTTAGGGCATCAAGACTCAGCTGAAGAAGATTCTTTTGTTGAGGGATTGTTGGATTGCCCTCACTACACGCGACCAGAATCAATTGAAGGACAGCATGTACCTGATGTGTTGTTAAGTGGCAACCACGAGAATATCAGACGCTGGCGTCTGAAGCAGCAATTAGGCAGAACTTGGCAACGCCGATCTGACTTGCTGGAGAAACTCGAGTTGACTGCTGAGCAGCAGGCGTTGTTAACCGATTATATCCATGAGACCAATGCGTCTGATGGTTGA
- the rpsP gene encoding 30S ribosomal protein S16 gives MVTIRLSRGGAKKRPFYQLTVADSRNARDGRFIERIGFFNPSARGQEERLRLDMERVEYWTGKGAQLSERVAQLVKEAKKAAQ, from the coding sequence ATGGTCACTATTCGTTTGTCACGTGGCGGCGCTAAAAAGCGTCCTTTCTATCAACTAACAGTAGCTGATTCACGCAATGCGCGCGATGGTCGCTTTATTGAGCGTATCGGTTTCTTTAATCCGTCAGCTCGCGGCCAAGAAGAGCGTCTTCGCTTGGATATGGAACGTGTTGAATACTGGACTGGTAAAGGCGCACAGTTATCTGAGCGTGTTGCACAGCTAGTAAAAGAAGCTAAAAAAGCTGCACAGTAA